One window of the Chitinophaga niabensis genome contains the following:
- a CDS encoding FecR family protein, whose protein sequence is MDLQRPEPEDFLCDESFLRFCGGEYPDTLFWNNWVKENPEYTAVVDKALRLYDMLNAGQGNSKEQLAAMKDAIARREDFQNMVSRSRQAKMVQVKRPWIRYAAAAAAILLITGGSLAYLWKKGAATGLQTYEHYTAAQSRKTVVLPDSSVIMLNANSHLSISKHFDNEHREVTITGEAFFDIKHDQEHPFIVHTSEYRIRVLGTSFNVKSYPGSHGTETDLISGKVEIVTNGSNVKERIILRPNEKFVLEREHQPAINKTHSATVAVSKGTVEKINLDTLTRQAPETSWARQKMEIKDETFEQIALKLQAWYGIRVIFASEDVKQYRYTATFNDETIFKALQYLKQSYPFNYRIEQDAIVISRS, encoded by the coding sequence ATGGATCTGCAACGTCCCGAGCCTGAAGACTTTCTTTGCGATGAATCTTTCCTGCGTTTCTGCGGGGGCGAATATCCTGACACGTTATTCTGGAACAACTGGGTAAAAGAGAACCCGGAGTATACCGCTGTGGTAGACAAAGCCCTGCGTTTATACGACATGCTGAATGCAGGCCAGGGTAACAGTAAAGAACAGCTGGCGGCGATGAAGGATGCCATTGCACGGAGAGAAGACTTTCAAAACATGGTCTCCCGTAGCAGACAGGCAAAGATGGTGCAGGTAAAAAGACCCTGGATACGTTACGCTGCGGCCGCAGCTGCCATATTACTGATTACCGGCGGATCACTGGCTTACCTCTGGAAAAAGGGGGCTGCAACCGGTTTACAGACCTATGAACACTATACGGCTGCTCAAAGCCGAAAAACCGTTGTGCTGCCGGACAGTAGCGTGATCATGCTGAATGCGAACAGCCATCTTTCCATCAGTAAGCATTTCGATAACGAACATCGCGAGGTAACCATCACCGGGGAGGCTTTTTTTGATATCAAACACGATCAGGAACATCCTTTTATTGTACATACCAGTGAATACAGGATCCGCGTGCTGGGTACATCCTTCAACGTAAAGTCGTATCCCGGCAGCCATGGTACGGAAACAGACCTCATCTCCGGTAAAGTAGAGATTGTGACAAATGGCAGTAATGTAAAAGAGAGGATAATATTAAGACCTAACGAAAAATTTGTGCTGGAACGCGAACACCAGCCAGCCATCAATAAAACGCACAGCGCAACGGTGGCGGTATCAAAGGGAACAGTAGAAAAAATAAATCTGGATACACTTACGCGGCAAGCCCCTGAAACGTCCTGGGCACGGCAGAAAATGGAGATCAAAGATGAAACTTTTGAACAGATAGCCTTAAAACTGCAGGCCTGGTACGGTATCAGGGTGATCTTTGCCAGCGAAGATGTTAAACAATACAGGTATACCGCTACTTTCAACGATGAAACAATATTCAAGGCACTACAGTATTTGAAACAATCCTATCCATTTAATTACCGGATAGAGCAGGATGCAATTGTAATCTCTCGGAGCTAA